One part of the Magallana gigas chromosome 5, xbMagGiga1.1, whole genome shotgun sequence genome encodes these proteins:
- the LOC117692054 gene encoding uncharacterized protein, whose product MSQPTEDDLTPTMSTPQSMEQEQELTDTCEGVTTREHRTLSEKGLMFYQSRVDHLSAKLTRNNLLRKWIVFTEFANQKQNPTALNLQDLQASHQVWHLSSDDNELSEKLMFAEQEAMLKAKMDVLSVRKEAAVADAEYLGMKEELDLWDEDSVCDDNNNSDILTKYFCSQLMENDNTDTQTGSVPPVFSVQQRSNNTDTQTGSVPPVFSVQQRSNNTDTQTGSVPPVFSIQQHTDTKTGATTRTCTKREDQVMPSTERTRPPITSSLNAYAPTFQPTNHSSPAQPKLSQVKSSQPASSQPSQPSQPEAPQPALLSEFANYMNKKDLLRWSLVTFDDRPETYQSWKDSFEVLTQELNANPREELNLLIHYLGPDSRKHAVSIRTANLNNPQKALEKLWSRLDDRYGSPVLLESSIKSRLSEFPKLTGKDSKKLFELADLLSEVQLRMEDPTLNRSLAYLDSSTGMRPIVAKLPINLQEKWTTRATNYNLQNGVTYPPFTYLVQFVTEMSRIRNDPSFNYQATCETSTNCSNRSNFANDFRHRDSFKKNNVQVKKTAVNTSQEDPNINMGNNCFLHVSRHKLNQCKTFQKLTLNERKKLLKDYNFCFKCCDSTTHTYTGCSAFVKCDICGNRNHPAALHVSDMSTKRPGVTRRSHYGGEESNKSDSTPRSHYDGEESRTNLSSCCTELCGKDFTGRSCSKTILVRVYPVNQPEKSLSVYALIDDQSTHTLARTELFDALDIPMSSVTTYSLKSCAGTFQRSGRQASGLVVESNNGSCRLLLPRVTECEQIPEEESEIPTPDIVKFHSHLSGVDIPPLNQKAQVLLLIGRDLPEAHHIEDQRTGPRGTPFAQKLALGWVLIGNVCLENLHPPASVNVLKTTVHQSGRVSVFDKCEYNISLKLDDDPIFRRQANDNDLGQSIEDNQFIELMDKAFTKNSTGNWTAPLPFRETQEILPNNRSMALKRALMLQRSLRRNTTKQEHFVSFMQGIFDSGHAEIAPPVQPGQECWYLPIFGVYHPKKKDKIRVVFDSSCKHDGISLNDVLMLGPDLMNRLDGVLIRFRKEPIAVIADIQQMFFCFRVAEPHRDYLRFFWHQNNDPAQELLEYRMCVHVFGNRPSPAVATYGLRRCVRDDCSEVVKQFVTRNFYVDDGLASFPSVSEAVNVLKQTQKTLLEGGNLKLHKIASNSEEVMQQFSTADLAKSMEQLDLDRDDLPIHHSLGLSWDLATDTFIYKASEELKPFTKRGLLSTVNGLFDPLGFIAPIILNGRFIMRQAFTGIESWDDPLPTTIMGAWKLWLEQLKRLNSVHIPRWLLSVSYQMCVHKTLHIFCDASEKAVSACAYLRGVTSEKISVGFVFGKCKVAPKSGHTIPRLELCAAVLAVELGEMLSRELDLSLEDIKYYSDSKVVLGYLSNERRRFYVYVCNRVSRIRKSSSPHQWNYVATEENPADQGTRGLLPEQLCDSLWLNGPDFLRGNLRNPNNEKFFLVDPDKDTEIRAEIVTLKTISSKSTLGISRFNRFGSWSSLVRAITLIKRRLSKKGNEISRLDSELLIIKETQKQFYQKEINALHAGRPLPRDSTILALSPYLDDGLLRVGGRINLCDLPVCEKTPILTPGQSHIARLLVRHHHEKIYHQGRHLTEGAIRSEGLWITGGKRLVSSIIHHCVTCRKMRGKPLNQKMADLPKDRLTKSPPFTFVGVDVFGPWTIITRRTRGGSAHSKRWAVLFTCLYSRAVHIEVIEEMTSSSFINAMRRFIAMRGAVSEFRSDRGTNFVGAASELNMNIVNVEDSRMRAFLEDKRIVWKFNPPHASHFGGSWERMIGIARRILDAMLMDTKHGKLTHEVLTTFMAEVMAIMNSRPLVPVSGDVEAPFILSPQMLLTQKTQEVPTEFKDLDVKDMYRSQWKMVQVMANTFWKRWKSEFLSTLQPRQKWLVSTDNLKEGDVVLLHDKESARTDWPVGVVNRIFPSNSDGLVRKIEVRILKDGKPCLYIRPATEVISLLTV is encoded by the exons ATGTCACAGCCAACAGAGGATGACTTAACACCTACCATGTCCACTCCACAGTCCATGGAGCAAGAGCAAGAGCTTACAGACACATGTGAAGGGGTGACAACAAGAGAACACAGAACCTTGTCCGAAAAAGGATTGATGTTTTATCAGTCTCGAGTGGACCATCTATCAGCAAAACTAACAAGA AACAATTTGTTAAGAAAATGGATAGTGTTCACAGAGTTCGCGaaccaaaaacaaaatccaACAGCTTTAAATCTGCAAGATCTTCAAGCAAGTCATCAAGTGTGGCATCTCTCCTCGGACGACAACGAGCTAAGCGAGAAGCTTATGTTTGCAGAACAAGAAGCTATGTTAAAGGCAAAGATGGACGTTCTGTCAGTCAGAAAAGAAGCTGCTGTAGCCGATGCGGAGTACCTTGGAATGAAAGAGGAATTAGATCTCTGGGATGAAGACTCCGTGTGTGATGATAACAACAACAGTGATATTCTCACCAAATACTTTTGTTCTCAACTTATGGAGAATGACAACACCGACACACAAACAGGAAGTGTTCCTCCTGTGTTCAGTGTACAACAGCGTTCTAACAACACCGACACACAAACAGGAAGTGTTCCTCCTGTGTTCAGTGTACAACAGCGTTCAAACAATACCGACACACAAACAGGAAGTGTTCCTCCTGTGTTCAGTATACAACAGCACACTGACACCAAGACTGGTGCAACTACTAGGACGTGTACTAAGCGTGAAGATCAAGTTATGCCATCCACGGAGCGAACTCGACCACCAATCACAAGCTCGTTGAACGCATATGCTCCTACTTTTCAGCCAACAAACCATAGTAGCCCTGCACAGCCGAAACTATCACAAGTAAAATCATCACAACCAGCATCATCTCAGCCATCACAACCTTCACAGCCGGAAGCACCACAACCTGCACTACTCAGCGAGTTTGCTAACTACATGAATAAGAAAGATCTTCTGCGTTGGTCATTGGTCACCTTTGATGATCGTCCTGAAACTTATCAGTCTTGGAAGGATAGCTTTGAGGTACTTACCCAAGAATTGAATGCCAATCCAAGAGAAGAACTGAATTTACTGATCCACTACCTGGGACCTGACTCTAGAAAACATGCTGTGAGCATACGAACTGCTAATCTCAACAACCCACAGAAAGCTCTGGAGAAGTTGTGGAGTCGCTTGGATGACCGATATGGAAGCCCAGTCCTACTTGAATCATCTATAAAATCAAGATTGTCAGAATTCCCAAAATTGACGGGTAAGGACAGCAAGAAACTATTTGAATTGGCAGATTTGTTAAGTGAAGTGCAGCTGCGGATGGAGGATCCTACCCTCAACCGATCCCTTGCATATCTAGATTCGTCCACTGGCATGCGCCCAATTGTTGCAAAACTTCCAATTAACTTGCAGGAGAAGTGGACGACACGTGCAACCAATTACAATTTACAAAACGGGGTGACATACCCACCATTTACCTACCTTGTACAATTCGTGACTGAAATGAGCCGTATCCGGAATGATCCCAGCTTTAATTATCAAGCAACATGCGAAACCAGTACGAACTGTTCAAATCGTTCAAACTTTGCGAATGATTTTCGACACAGAGACtcttttaagaaaaacaatgttcaGGTGAAGAAAACAGCTGTAAACACATCGCAAGAAGATCCCAATATCAACATGGGAAACAACTGTTTTTTACACGTGTCCCGGCATAAGCTCAATCAGTGTAAGACATTCCAAAAGCTGACTCTTAACGAACGTAAGAAACTTCTGAAAGACTACAACTTCTGTTTTAAATGTTGTGATTCAACCACACACACTTATACAGGTTGTAGTGCATTTGTGAAATGTGATATTTGTGGAAACAGAAATCATCCTGCAGCACTACACGTCAGTGACATGTCCACCAAGAGACCAGGTGTTACACGTAGGTCACATTATGGCGGGGAGGAATCCAACAAGTCAGACTCTACACCCAGATCACATTATGACGGGGAGGAATCCAGGACTAACCTGAGTTCATGTTGTACAGAACTGTGTGGCAAAGACTTTACAGGGAGGTCTTGTTCCAAGACTATTCTAGTCAGAGTATATCCCGTGAATCAGCCTGAAAAATCACTGAGTGTATACGCATTGATAGACGATCAGAGTACCCATACACTTGCCAGAACTGAATTGTTTGATGCTTTAGATATTCCAATGTCTTCAGTTACAACATACTCGTTGAAGTCATGTGCCGGCACCTTTCAACGAAGTGGGAGGCAGGCTTCTGGACTAGTGGTGGAGTCAAACAATGGTTCCTGTAGATTACTGCTGCCACGGGTTACAGAGTGCGAACAAATTCCAGAGGAGGAAAGTGAAATTCCAACACCAGATATTGTTAAATTTCATTCACACCTTAGTGGGGTAGATATTCCTCCGCTTAACCAAAAAGCACAAGTTCTACTGTTGATTGGTCGAGATCTACCAGAGGCTCACCACATTGAAGATCAACGTACAGGACCACGAGGAACTCCTTTTGCCCAGAAGCTAGCCCTGGGATGGGTTCTCATCGGAAATGTTTGTCTTGAAAACCTCCATCCACCTGCTAGTGTGAACGTCTTGAAGACGACTGTGCATCAAAGTGGCAGAGTTAGTGTATTTGACAAATGTGAATACAATATATCACTCAAATTAGATGATGATCCCATTTTCAGACGCCAAGCAAACGACAATGATTTAGGACAATCTATTGAAGATAACCAATTCATTGAACTGATGGATAAAGCCTTCACCAAAAATTCAACCGGAAATTGGACTGCTCCCCTACCTTTCCGGGAAACGCAAGAAATCTTGCCAAACAACAGATCAATGGCATTGAAACGAGCACTCATGCTTCAAAGGAGCCTTCGTCGGAACACAACAAAACAAGAACACTTTGTGAGTTTCATGCAGGGCATCTTTGACTCTGGTCATGCCGAGATTGCGCCTCCTGTTCAACCGGGACAGGAGTGCTGGTACTTGCCCATATTTGGGGTGTACCACCCTAAGAAGAAGGACAAAATACGAGTGGTATTTGACTCTTCCTGCAAACACGATGGCATTTCCTTGAATGATGTGTTGATGTTGGGACCAGACTTAATGAATCGTCTTGATGGAGTGCTCATAAGATTCAGGAAGGAGCCCATAGCCGTGATTGCAGACATTCAGCAAATGTTTTTCTGTTTTCGTGTGGCAGAACCTCACCGAGATTACCTCCGTTTCTTCTGGCATCAAAACAACGACCCAGCGCAAGAACTTCTAGAGTACCGAATGTGCGTTCATGTGTTTGGCAACAGACCCTCCCCAGCAGTTGCCACATACGGCCTTCGACGTTGTGTAAGAGATGACTGTAGTGAAGTGGTGAAACAGTTTGTTACCAGAAATTTTTACGTTGATGATGGTTTGGCATCATTTCCCAGTGTGAGTGAAGCAGTTAATGTTCTAAAGCAAACACAGAAGACACTCCTGGAAGGTGGAAATTTGAAACTCCACAAGATTGCATCGAATAGTGAAGAAGTCATGCAACAGTTTTCAACTGCAGATCTAGCAAAATCCATGGAACAGCTTGATCTAGATCGAGATGATCTGCCTATACACCACAGCTTAGGTTTGAGTTGGGACCTTGCTACAGATACCTTCATCTACAAAGCCTCGGAGGAGCTGAAACCATTCACCAAGAGAGGATTGCTGTCAACTGTAAATGGTTTATTTGATCCACTCGGCTTCATTGCGCCCATTATTCTAAATGGACGATTCATCATGAGACAAGCTTTCACTGGGATTGAAAGTTGGGATGATCCCTTACCTACAACTATCATGGGTGCATGGAAACTTTGGTTAGAACAACTCAAAAGACTTAATAGTGTGCATATTCCACGGTGGCTACTTTCTGTATCATACCAAATGTGCGTCCACAAGACACTTCACATCTTTTGCGATGCCTCTGAAAAGGCAGTGAGTGCCTGTGCCTACCTTCGGGGTGTGACTTCAGAGAAGATATCCGTAGGTTTCGTATTTGGGAAATGTAAAGTTGCACCAAAAAGTGGACATACGATTCCAAGATTGGAGCTTTGTGCGGCAGTCCTAGCTGTAGAGCTTGGGGAGATGCTATCTAGGGAGCTTGACCTTTCTTTAGAGGACATCAAGTATTACTCTGACAGCAAAGTGGTACTGGGGTATCTATCCAATGAACGCAGACGGTTCTATGTTTATGTATGCAACCGTGTATCCAGGATACGAAAGAGTTCCTCTCCACATCAGTGGAATTATGTAGCTACAGAAGAAAACCCGGCGGACCAGGGAACTCGTGGACTTTTGCCAGAACAACTTTGTGATAGTTTATGGTTAAATGGGCCAGACTTCCTCAGAGGAAACTTAAGAAATCCCAATAATGAGAAGTTCTTTTTGGTAGATCCAGATAAAGATACAGAGATACGGGCAGAGATAGTGACTCTAAAGACCATATCATCCAAGTCAACTTTAGGCATTTCTCGCTTTAACCGCTTTGGGAGTTGGTCGAGTCTAGTGCGTGCCATAACACTTATCAAGAGAAGACTCAGTAAGAAAGGAAATGAAATATCTCGTCTAGATTCAGAATTGTTGATCATCAAAGAGactcaaaaacagttttatcagaaagaaataaatgcattacATGCTGGTAGACCACTGCCAAGAGACAGCACAATTCTAGCTTTGTCTCCATACCTAGATGATGGCTTGCTGCGAGTTGGTGGACGTATCAATTTATGTGACTTACCTGTCTGTGAAAAGACACCTATCCTGACACCTGGCCAGAGTCATATCGCTCGGCTATTAGTTCGCCATCATCATGAGAAAATTTACCATCAAGGGCGTCATCTTACAGAAGGTGCTATAAGGAGTGAAGGACTATGGATTACTGGAGGGAAACGCCTAGTGTCATCTATCATTCATCATTGTGTTACGTGCCGCAAGATGAGAGGAAAGCCACTTAATCAGAAGATGGCAGATCTTCCTAAAGACCGACTCACAAAGTCACCACCCTTCACCTTTGTAGGGGTAGATGTGTTTGGACCCTGGACTATCATCACAAGACGTACAAGAGGGGGCAGCGCACATTCAAAACGCTGGGCTGTATTATTCACTTGTCTGTACAGCAGAGCGGTCCACATTGAGGTCATTGAGGAAATGACCTCTTCCTCATTCATTAACGCCATGAGACGGTTCATTGCAATGCGTGGTGCAGTTTCAGAATTTAGATCAGATAGAGGAACAAACTTTGTGGGGGCTGCTTCAGAGTTAAACATGAACATAGTGAATGTCGAAGACAGCAGAATGAGGGCATTTCTGGAGGACAAGCGCATTGTCTGGAAGTTTAATCCTCCGCATGCATCACATTTTGGCGGCAGTTGGGAAAGGATGATCGGCATTGCGCGTCGCATCCTTGACGCAATGCTTATGGATACCAAACACGGGAAACTGACACATGAGGTGTTGACGACCTTTATGGCAGAGGTCATGGCTATAATGAATTCAAGACCATTAGTACCTGTATCCGGTGATGTTGAAGCACCATTCATCCTATCACCGCAGATGCTGCTGACACAAAAGACCCAGGAAGTACCTACTGAATTTAAAGATCTTGATGTGAAAGACATGTACCGCAGTCAATGGAAAATGGTCCAGGTCATGGCGAACACCTTCTGGAAGCGCTGGAAAAGTGAGTTCCTTTCCACCCTGCAGCCTCGTCAGAAGTGGCTAGTTTCGACAGACAACCTTAAAGAAGGAGATGTTGTTTTACTCCACGACAAAGAAAGTGCACGTACTGATTGGCCAGTTGGTGTCGTGAACCGCATATTCCCGAGTAACTCTGATGGTCTGGTACGTAAAATCGAAGTGCGTATTCTTAAGGATGGAAAGCCATGCCTTTACATCAGACCGGCGACGGAAGTGATTTCATTGCTGACAGTGTGA